The genomic segment TGCCGGAAATTGAAGTGAGAGTTTATGCGACACTTCAAAAATATGTGCCGAAACAGGACCTGAAGACAGGCAATAAGATGTCGATTGACGGAAATACTACCATAAAGTCCTTGCTTGATAATCTTGGAATACCTGTTGAGGAGACAAAAATAATTATAGTAAATGGTGTTCATGCCGAGCTTGACACAGTCCTTAAAGATGGTGATAGAGTAGCCATCTTTCCTCCTGTTGCAGGCGGGTGATTTTTTCTTTCAATTCTTTATTCGTATGACCTGAATACCTTTCAAAATTCATTCTCTTTCAAATAAATTGACATTTCTCTTCTGTGAAAGTTAAAAATAATTATTGGATATTTTTCATTTT from the Candidatus Schekmanbacteria bacterium genome contains:
- a CDS encoding MoaD/ThiS family protein yields the protein MPEIEVRVYATLQKYVPKQDLKTGNKMSIDGNTTIKSLLDNLGIPVEETKIIIVNGVHAELDTVLKDGDRVAIFPPVAGG